GATAATGTCACCCCAGAGAACAGCTATTCACTCACCTTGGCAGTCCTTGCATCCCCACCCTCAGCCTCTGAGGGACACTGGCTGGCAAGCCGAGATCTCTTCTGCCGTGGAAGTGATGGAGGCTCTGCTTCCTCATCAGCTTCAACACTCCTTTTGATCTTACTCACTAGAAAGAGAAAGTGTTACCCAACTGAATAATAACTTTACATTGTTATTTAGCAGGGAAGGCAAATAGCTACCAGCAGTTTTGGCAACAATTTGCTTCAGAAATCCAAATTCCAAAGCAATCCTAATGGTTACCAGAGCATTACTTTGGATTATTTTGaatgttttaatgaaattaattagaGGTACTGTAGGTACTCGGCATAAAAGTAGGATTATTATCCTGGTTTAAACATGCTGAGGGATGTCAGCAAGAACTGAATTATTATTCACAGTAAGTAACCACAACATGCTTCCACCTCACCAGTGATGCCACAATGTTTCAACTCACCTTTCTCAGCAACATCCAATAGGGGATCAATGATGTCTGCGCTCAGCCTGCGGATTTTTGTTATTTCCATGTCTgcctaaaattaaaaacacttgTGGCACCATTGGGATTGTTGTCAGCCCAATATAAGTCAAAGTCATAGAGCAAACCCCCAATAATTTTACAGCCAGATAAGCTCCATGTTTGCTGTTGTGCTCAAACTGGGCCCTTTCATGCATCTCTGCCTCCCTCAGGACTCAGTGCCTGGTTGGCAGCTGCAGGTGCGCTGTGCCTACACCCAGCTGCTCAACCAGCTTGGAAATGCTGGCCTTTACTGCAAAGTGCATGTGCTCTCAGGGATTCTGGTGTGCTACCTAGCAGATAAGGAAAGATCaacagggaggagcagcaccaTGTAAATCCCACCTCTGATACAATGGGCCTCTCTTAttgttaaattttaaagaaacatttgtGAAAATATTGATGTAACTGTTTCTCTTGTAATGCTCCAGTGTGAGGAGCAGAGTAGGATAGCTCCAGAGATACTTTATGTTCGTTCTGGAAACCTACCTTAGCCACATCCTCCGGCGTGTTTTCACCTCTTGCTAGAGCTAAAAAGAAAACGTATCAGATACATCAGGACATGTCAGGGGAcactcacacagcacagcagggctgttaCCGTGGGGGTGAAAAACCCAGCACAAACCAGACAACAGAAGCAGTGGGGTAGTGGGGTCATTCCCTGGGGATTGCAGGCAGGGtagctcccagcccctcccttACAGCCGTTCGTTATTATCCGCGGGGGAAGGAGTCCCTAAGCccagcagccccggccccgctccgcacCGAAGAACTCCAGCCAGTTCATCTCGCGGATGGCGGCCGGCAGCCGCAGGATGGCCATGTCGTACATGTGCTCCACTTCTTGCACCATGCGCTCCCCGTCCGCCTCGATCCGCTTCAGCCGCCGCTCCACTGCGGGGAGACGAAGCATTAACGCTGCCCGCGGGCCCGGGGCCTCTCTCCTCTCCGCgatcccctcctcctcctccctgccctaCCTTCTCTGTCGAAGTCTTGGAGGAACGCCTCCATTTTGCGGCGGCGGGCACTGGAGCTGCCCTTTTTCTTGGCGGGGGGCATTTGTGGTTCTGCGGTTCTCTCCTCAGCGGTTCTTATTGCGGGTTACTTATTGCAGGATCTCTCCACTGCGGGTTCTTATTGCGGGTTACCTTATTGCGGGGTCTTTATTGCGGGGTCTCCCCTCAGTGGTTCATGCCGGGCGGGCTCACTAAGCGCTTCCTCAGCGCTCGCTCCTTTAAACGCAACCGCCACCCCAGCTGGCCAATGGCGGCGCGGCGCGGGCTGATGACGCGCGGCAGCAGCGCCGGGCAGTGACGGCCATGATGGCGGCGGTGATGGCGGCGCCCGTGGCCGCACTCCGGGCCTGGTCGGAGGCGGTGGCGCGGGCGGAGGCGGTGGCGCAGGCGGCTCTGGCAGCCACGGCCCCGCTGCTGGGCTCGCTGGCCGCGCTGGCGGCGCAGAtgcgggcggcgcggcggctGCCGTGGGACGCGACGGCGCTGGGCGCTTTCCCTGAGCTGCGGGCGCGGCTGTGGCAGAAGCAGCGCGGCGCGGCCGAGGcgctgctggagcagctcggCCAGCGGCGGTGAGGAGGCGGCTggggccgggcgggcagggCCGCCAGGGCTCGGCTGACCCCGCTGTGCTGGTAGGGAGGAGCTGCGGGACGTGCGGGACGCCGTGGGGGCCGCCGGCAGCGCCGTGCTGCGGCTCGTGGAGGAGCGGGGCCCGGCCGAGCTGGGGCTGGCCGCGGTTCTGAGGCGAGGCCCGCGCTGCCCCTCGCTGGCCGAtgtgctggaggggctgcaggacgTGGAACGCTACTACCGG
This portion of the Molothrus ater isolate BHLD 08-10-18 breed brown headed cowbird chromosome 24, BPBGC_Mater_1.1, whole genome shotgun sequence genome encodes:
- the CDCA8 gene encoding borealin, coding for MPPAKKKGSSSARRRKMEAFLQDFDREVERRLKRIEADGERMVQEVEHMYDMAILRLPAAIREMNWLEFFALARGENTPEDVAKADMEITKIRRLSADIIDPLLDVAEKVSKIKRSVEADEEAEPPSLPRQKRSRLASQCPSEAEGGDARTAKVKASSKKPPVARRPPSASVKGMSKRSSKNSFITPASGRMVDMCARGGTSMVTPRFDPRVFKTPGLRTPAINERIYTFSAKGSPLAEPEDIVLTLPLGGGESIRLTEKDLTKKNFLQLNPKAQGLMQKLSVCLTQACNEAKMPQDGSQ
- the AIRIM gene encoding ribosome biogenesis protein C1orf109 homolog, with amino-acid sequence MAAVMAAPVAALRAWSEAVARAEAVAQAALAATAPLLGSLAALAAQMRAARRLPWDATALGAFPELRARLWQKQRGAAEALLEQLGQRREELRDVRDAVGAAGSAVLRLVEERGPAELGLAAVLRRGPRCPSLADVLEGLQDVERYYRHLYLESKLLLQRLSLDSLADVEALPQSWERILERYKDDVVQDTLLKVSLFVENHHEVSCSPGS